From one Trifolium pratense cultivar HEN17-A07 linkage group LG1, ARS_RC_1.1, whole genome shotgun sequence genomic stretch:
- the LOC123897634 gene encoding uncharacterized protein LOC123897634, whose protein sequence is MTQWLHIHVAVVASLIGCFSTLLFVFIWRLCHDKKDEKKFVESNSLTRIESHERRFDQRIKKKGYGRKDLFSWIDHPYLASDAVENGWSRFAFIIYNSSISMSSKKSTSSTLLGACVSGEYGIENEAEISWEVCQGSNEFMQKIRLNPGLKMCLNNTFTTSVASVIRTSLPLPGPSLGNHAFPQEAYFEITVLYSCGGDDHELVGRKEGEKTKLLIEDSSNDEGGLKSVEEMKVEGKESGKSGSVMLSLGLTAGESVPLRVPGTYPRSIGFNSNGSVFLDGMKLVFESDKAQWVGTDTVIGCGFDPRKRKVFFTLDSELVHVIHCQTEEYSTPLYPTLTANIDIMVLVNFGQIAFKYAPANAQRTPNPCFIAPLVHSPGATLGFDDSKELFSMGRIDSPWQNQSATKGNHNNGNNNNVAFDFDEESEADLFEIVLDGSEKSPYSVSLS, encoded by the exons ATGACTCAGTGGTTACATATACATGTTGCAGTAGTAGCATCCTTAATTGGATGTTTTTCAacccttttgtttgttttcatttgGAGGTTATGTCATGATAAGAAAGATGAAAAGAAATTTGTTGAATCAAATAGCTTGACCAGAATAGAGAGCCATGAAAGAAGATTTGATCAAAGGATAAAGAAAAAAGGTTATGGAAGAAAAGATTTGTTCAGCTGGATTGATCATCCATATCTAGCTTCTGATGCTGTTGAAAATGGATGGTCAAGATTTGCTTTCATAATCTACAATAGTAGCATTTCAATGTCATCAAAAAAATCAACTTCATCAACCCTTTTAGGAGCATGTGTTAGTGGTGAATATGGAATAGAAAATGAGGCTGAGATAAGTTGGGAAGTGTGTCAAGGATCAAATGAATTCATGCAGAAGATAAGACTCAATCCTGGTTTGAAAATGTGTTTAAACAACACTTTTACTACAAGTGTTGCTTCTGTTATTAGGACTTCTTTGCCTCTTCCTGGTCCTTCTTTAGGGAACCATGCATTTCCACAAGAAGCTTATTTTGAAATCACTGTATTGTATTCTTGTGGTGGAGATGATCATGAATTGGTAGGAAGAAAAGAAGGGGAGAAAACTAAACTACTCATTGAAGATAGTTCAAATGATGAAGGTGGTTTGAAAAGTGTTGAAGAAATGAAAGTGGAAGGAAAAGAAAGTGGGAAAAGTGGATCTGTGATGTTGTCATTGGGGTTAACTGCTGGAGAAAGTGTTCCTTTAAGAGTTCCAGGGACTTACCCTAGAAGCATAGGGTTCAACTCCAATGGTTCTGTTTTTCTTGATG GAATGAAACTTGTATTTGAGTCAGACAAAGCACAATGGGTAGGAACTGATACAGTAATTGGTTGTGGATTTGATCCAAGGAAAAGGAAAGTTTTCTTCACATTAGACTCAGAATTGGTGCATGTAATTCACTGTCAAACAGAAGAATACAGCACTCCACTGTATCCAACTTTGACTGCAAATATAGACATTATGGTTTTAGTTAATTTTGGACAAATTGCATTCAAATATGCTCCTGCAAATGCACAAAGAACACCAAATCCATGCTTCATAGCACCACTTGTACATTCCCCTGGTGCTACCCTTGGCTTCGATGACAGTAAGGAACTATTTTCCATGGGAAGGATTGATTCGCCGTGGCAAAATCAATCTGCAACGAAAGGAAATCACAACAATGGGAATAATAACAATGTAGCATTTGATTTTGATGAGGAGTCTGAAGctgatttatttgaaattgtgttggatggttCAGAAAAATCACCATACTCAGTATCATTATCATAG
- the LOC123897643 gene encoding uncharacterized protein LOC123897643 — MLGREEKSMYSLCLQNATTLHTFHFPSNLTSSLLFPINNHKLSSKARFQCSIKTNNTNTKQVTNKKVLILWDLDNKPPRGPPYNAALSLKTLAERYGDVVSISAYTIRHSFFNLPQWHPEQNPNPNSMICRVCGRECKSFFDLHVHFKKVHEYQHQMWLKRVKSIKLSRLKVGFRRRRHMHNEAARTIAPPRVGFGLASELRRAGVFVKVVEIGDKVNAADSSLKREVMSGGIDYLILVSDDSEYWEMLREVREKKLGNVVVVGDYWDRYLGRNADLWLPWIVVENGKVDGMDSMGRGTLTEDLDDELEEDDNVDDEYTIEEEQEEDGFYVY, encoded by the coding sequence ATGCTaggaagagaagagaagagcaTGTATTCTCTTTGCCTCCAAAACGCAACAACACTACACACTTTCCATTTTCCCTCCAACCTAACTTCTTCTCTTCTTTTCCCAATCAATAATCACAAATTATCCTCAAAAGCCCGTTTCCAATGCTCCATCAAAACCAATAACACAAACACCAAACAAGTCACTAACAAAAAGGTTCTAATCCTATGGGACCTCGACAACAAACCTCCACGTGGACCTCCATACAACGCCGCACTCTCTCTCAAAACCCTCGCCGAACGCTACGGCGACGTCGTTTCAATCTCCGCTTATACAATTCGACACTCCTTCTTCAATCTCCCTCAATGGCATCCCGAacaaaaccctaaccctaattcCATGATTTGCCGTGTCTGTGGCCGTGAATGCAAATCATTCTTCGATCTCCATGTTCATTTCAAGAAAGTTCACGAGTACCAGCATCAGATGTGGCTGAAACGAGTGAAATCGATTAAATTGAGTCGGTTGAAGGTTGGGTTTAGACGTAGAAGGCATATGCATAATGAGGCTGCGAGGACTATTGCTCCGCCTAGGGTTGGATTTGGATTGGCTTCGGAGTTGCGGCGTGCTGGTGTTTTTGTGAAGGTTGTGGAAATTGGTGATAAGGTGAATGCTGCTGATTCCTCGTTGAAGAGGGAGGTGATGAGTGGAGGGattgattatttgattttggtttcGGATGATTCGGAGTATTGGGAGATGTTGAGGGAGGTGAGGGAGAAGAAATTGGggaatgttgttgttgttggagatTATTGGGATAGGTATTTAGGGAGGAATGCTGATTTGTGGCTTCCTTGGATTGTTGTTGAGAATGGGAAGGTTGATGGAATGGATTCGATGGGAAGAGGAACATTAACAGAGGATTTGGATGATGAATTGGAAGAAGATGATAATGTGGATGATGAGTATACAatagaagaagaacaagaagaagatgggttttatgtttattaa